The sequence AGAGTAAAGCGTCGTCATTATAGGCTGGATACTGGCATCGACAGGGAACAGGTTTTATACTTTGCGCCCGATTCCCTCTTAATGCACCAGTAAAAAGGCGACGATATGAGTTTTGACCAGGTCCCCTGCGGAAAAGATGCCCCTAATGACATCTATGTAGCTATCGAAATCCCTGCCAATAGCAGCGCTCCGATCAAATATGAGATCGACAAAGACAGTAACGAAGTATTCGTCGATCGTTTTATGGCTACCCCCATGTTTTACCCGGCTAACTACGGCTATATTCCAAATACCCTGGCTGATGATGGTGACGCGCTTGATGTTCTGGTCGTAACCCCGTATCCCGTTGCCGTTGGCTCGGTAATTCGCTGCCGACCAGTTGGCGTGCTTAATATGAGTGACGAGAGCGGCGAGGATGCCAAGCTGATCGCGGTTCCCCATGACAAGCTG comes from Aestuariirhabdus haliotis and encodes:
- the ppa gene encoding inorganic diphosphatase; protein product: MSFDQVPCGKDAPNDIYVAIEIPANSSAPIKYEIDKDSNEVFVDRFMATPMFYPANYGYIPNTLADDGDALDVLVVTPYPVAVGSVIRCRPVGVLNMSDESGEDAKLIAVPHDKLTTQYKDIQEYTDLPELLIKQIEHFFENYKDLEEGKWVKIDSWDNAAAAKQAILDSIEAYNK